A genomic stretch from Nocardia wallacei includes:
- a CDS encoding conjugal transfer protein, whose translation MRTKSRSGDSGEVLLRQMAARRRRDNIVVSVLAVLAVLGGGHAVLSWFSTPPKGPSDETTVGIIGRSQLAQSFAREFVVTYLTATTDQQERVAQYVSAGQQITLPSNHRQIADSQVVHAARKVSAGNVEVWSVTVSVQLGGASGAAAAGKDGPTRQYYRVAVSVTDGLRALAIPTLVERPARGGDLALSYSATCAADTPLTQVATGFVKAYLSGNGDLSRYTVLNSEIVAPSPSPFTSVETASVTSDDSGCGTTGSTAHVLATVNAKGAEGGIPTLAYPLTLVRTTGQWQVQSVDPIPALRTPLTIVADQTQGGGAPAQATTTAPSTTVSVPPARQN comes from the coding sequence GTGAGAACAAAGTCGCGATCGGGGGATTCGGGCGAAGTACTGCTTCGTCAGATGGCCGCGCGACGCCGACGGGACAATATTGTTGTCAGCGTCCTGGCCGTATTGGCCGTTCTCGGCGGCGGCCACGCCGTGCTCAGTTGGTTCTCCACGCCACCGAAGGGCCCGTCCGACGAGACGACCGTCGGTATCATCGGCCGCTCGCAGCTGGCGCAGTCCTTCGCCCGCGAGTTCGTGGTCACCTATCTCACCGCGACGACCGATCAGCAGGAGCGCGTCGCGCAGTATGTCAGTGCGGGACAACAGATCACGTTGCCCAGCAATCATCGTCAGATCGCGGACTCGCAGGTGGTGCACGCGGCGCGCAAGGTGTCGGCGGGCAACGTCGAGGTGTGGTCGGTGACCGTGTCGGTTCAACTGGGCGGGGCCTCGGGCGCGGCCGCCGCCGGTAAGGACGGGCCGACGCGCCAGTACTACCGGGTCGCCGTGTCGGTCACCGACGGCCTGCGGGCGCTGGCCATACCCACCCTCGTGGAGCGCCCGGCCCGCGGTGGGGACCTGGCGCTGTCCTACTCCGCGACCTGTGCCGCGGACACCCCGCTCACCCAGGTCGCCACCGGCTTCGTGAAGGCGTACCTGTCCGGGAACGGGGATCTGTCCCGCTACACCGTGCTGAACTCCGAGATCGTCGCGCCGTCGCCGTCGCCGTTCACCTCGGTCGAGACGGCATCGGTCACCTCCGACGACTCCGGTTGCGGCACAACCGGTTCCACGGCGCATGTGCTGGCCACGGTCAACGCCAAGGGCGCCGAGGGCGGGATACCCACGCTCGCCTATCCGCTGACGCTGGTGCGCACCACCGGCCAATGGCAGGTGCAGTCCGTGGATCCGATTCCCGCGCTGCGTACTCCGCTGACCATCGTGGCCGACCAGACTCAGGGCGGCGGGGCTCCCGCGCAGGCCACCACGACCGCGCCGTCGACGACGGTGTCGGTTCCGCCCGCACGACAGAACTGA
- a CDS encoding GAF domain-containing protein — protein sequence MTIETLSAQEMSVASVGDSAREFAGWQRAIQRLLAKMPACYDAISTTRIAELIQAAREQAEDADVRISTRSGPYVLKVRPVFGPAGDVHAVRLWLGPALSMPPTPGPAVGAIWDLHSQTLQQPSGITRLAGIAPEEYVPRMSIAELFHRISSFDRHAEMLDLLYDPKPGGKMQFDVAVTDGMGRLGQWRITIRVRDDERTRGAWLLIEDITSEHTSPAWPTLERVGLREAHRRAGTHLAVVQLEYTSISHWLTDPAPWIRWDYLFRPIDVFHPDDRARLVELGDRLRTGDTAGVTVRALNYAGGYTPTSLLLYPYPGYSSRPLAIAQMVRVAVDTPVVEPHRNALEPQPTRSPIGYDDQLRHWLSGRMNRSPAC from the coding sequence GTGACGATCGAGACCCTGAGCGCGCAAGAGATGTCCGTGGCGTCGGTCGGCGATTCGGCGCGCGAGTTCGCCGGGTGGCAGCGGGCTATCCAGCGGTTGCTGGCCAAGATGCCCGCCTGCTACGACGCCATCAGCACGACCCGCATCGCCGAGCTGATCCAGGCCGCGCGCGAGCAGGCCGAGGACGCCGATGTCCGGATCTCCACCAGATCCGGGCCCTATGTACTGAAGGTGCGGCCCGTTTTCGGCCCGGCGGGTGACGTCCATGCCGTGCGGCTGTGGCTCGGCCCTGCCCTGTCCATGCCACCGACACCGGGTCCCGCGGTCGGGGCGATCTGGGACCTGCACTCGCAGACGCTCCAGCAACCCAGCGGCATCACGCGGCTGGCGGGCATCGCGCCCGAGGAGTACGTGCCGCGGATGTCGATCGCGGAACTGTTCCACCGGATCTCGTCGTTCGATCGGCACGCCGAGATGCTGGATCTGCTCTACGATCCCAAGCCCGGCGGCAAGATGCAGTTCGACGTCGCGGTGACCGACGGCATGGGCCGGCTGGGGCAGTGGCGCATCACGATTCGCGTGCGCGACGACGAACGCACCCGGGGCGCGTGGTTGCTGATCGAGGACATCACCTCCGAGCACACCTCCCCGGCGTGGCCGACGCTGGAGCGGGTCGGGCTGCGGGAGGCGCATCGGCGCGCCGGTACCCATCTGGCGGTCGTGCAGCTCGAATACACCAGCATTTCGCACTGGCTCACCGATCCGGCGCCGTGGATTCGCTGGGATTATCTGTTCCGGCCGATCGATGTGTTCCATCCCGACGACCGCGCCCGCCTGGTCGAACTCGGCGATCGACTGCGCACCGGCGACACGGCCGGGGTGACGGTGCGGGCGCTCAACTACGCCGGCGGCTACACGCCGACATCGCTGCTGCTGTACCCGTATCCGGGCTATTCCAGCAGACCGCTGGCCATCGCGCAGATGGTGCGCGTCGCGGTGGATACCCCGGTGGTCGAGCCGCATCGCAACGCGCTGGAACCGCAGCCGACGCGATCCCCGATCGGATACGATGATCAACTGCGACATTGGCTGTCCGGGCGCATGAATCGCAGCCCCGCATGCTGA
- a CDS encoding ATP-binding protein encodes MAFERELQPTAAIRGNLQFTHSGLVTATYFITPLGYGLRKESDKYDVKAAHHALINNLPSGSLLLGIQARLNTLDVLSKMVEGVDLDECEDYALEVVSSYERVRAISPQTRLHLLTIPVGTTGSAISGLSRVWRGSATTVDTSMISRGDLEQYDQKAKEILSRIGADFEPTPVPASLFQWLWEHYLSRGAGGDPVAPTRAGILDDATAAVFRSAALDEGAQSDSKRRLRPSFVPVIKVVQPEFDYWPSYQAMITPHSFPYAGMTFPGGSEFLAVLEGFDDVTVDWGIRVSTKPAEQVLKNNELNLRRLGEQMDQRDQEVSFAQNTLMSKAQTLGEYNHHFEVNGGESEVSFTTVIAVGSPSHEATMDAVNKIKRRYKRFQVEMTTPLGAQVDLWSMMIPGSPPRRAYEDFAHIVPSDMWAGFVPFTTSQIGDDSGPVIGVNLLSGNFEPIHFGIMEAALHDLSASFAVTGELGSGKSYFLKLMAVLVHDMGGQFLAIDRSQVGEWEHFASSIDDAVVIDLSNPSVSLDPLRLFPRRVAGERALDSILPLLDLSPTSGAGAAMGNLLSQKGIEEHGIRSMLDLFHVVRRMRDEGRYGEEYADLAARLGTIVDRMPVLFDPRLPTLRLDAAATVVRSHNLTLPSAEELTTPHLYNRLPLTKRLGTALYELVGVAARDAFLTDNGRFGLLVGDEAHHFTQTQVGGAVTSDFSRDGRKHLAAIGLASHDPATDFQGAAHNLIPNRFVFRQRDETLARNSLEWLGVDLNEAPFLLQVLREETSPPVGQGRQVPEERRGEMFMRDALNRIGRGKILGPAREDRAEAIGSTPEVIRKMVPERQAVS; translated from the coding sequence ATGGCATTCGAGCGGGAGCTGCAGCCCACCGCGGCTATTCGGGGCAACCTCCAATTCACGCATTCCGGTCTCGTCACCGCGACGTATTTCATCACTCCGCTCGGCTACGGTCTCCGCAAGGAGAGCGATAAATACGATGTGAAGGCCGCGCACCACGCACTGATAAACAATTTGCCCAGCGGTTCGCTGCTGCTGGGAATTCAAGCTCGGCTCAATACGCTCGACGTGCTGAGCAAAATGGTCGAGGGCGTCGATCTCGACGAGTGCGAGGATTACGCGCTCGAGGTCGTCTCCTCCTACGAGCGGGTGCGTGCGATCTCGCCGCAGACCCGGCTGCATCTGCTCACCATCCCGGTGGGCACCACCGGTTCGGCCATCTCCGGCCTGTCGCGAGTATGGCGTGGCAGTGCCACGACCGTGGACACGTCGATGATCTCTCGCGGCGATCTCGAACAGTACGACCAGAAGGCGAAGGAGATCCTGTCGCGGATCGGCGCCGACTTCGAGCCGACGCCCGTGCCTGCCTCGCTGTTCCAGTGGCTGTGGGAGCACTATCTGTCGCGCGGCGCGGGCGGCGATCCGGTCGCCCCGACCCGGGCCGGGATCCTGGACGACGCGACCGCGGCGGTGTTCCGCTCCGCGGCGCTCGACGAGGGCGCCCAGTCCGACAGCAAGCGGCGACTGCGGCCCTCCTTCGTTCCCGTGATCAAGGTCGTCCAGCCCGAATTCGATTACTGGCCTTCGTATCAGGCGATGATCACACCGCACTCGTTCCCCTACGCGGGCATGACCTTCCCCGGCGGCAGCGAATTTCTCGCGGTGCTGGAGGGCTTCGACGACGTCACCGTCGACTGGGGCATCCGGGTGTCGACCAAGCCCGCCGAGCAGGTGCTCAAGAACAACGAACTGAATCTGCGCCGGCTGGGCGAGCAGATGGATCAGCGCGACCAGGAGGTCTCCTTCGCGCAGAACACATTGATGTCCAAGGCGCAGACGCTCGGTGAATACAACCACCACTTCGAGGTCAACGGGGGCGAATCGGAGGTCTCGTTCACCACTGTGATCGCCGTCGGCAGCCCGTCGCACGAGGCGACGATGGACGCGGTGAACAAGATCAAGCGGCGCTACAAGCGTTTTCAGGTCGAGATGACCACGCCGCTGGGCGCGCAGGTCGATCTGTGGTCGATGATGATTCCCGGCAGCCCGCCCCGGCGCGCGTACGAAGACTTCGCGCATATCGTCCCGTCGGACATGTGGGCCGGATTCGTTCCGTTCACCACGAGCCAGATCGGCGACGACAGCGGGCCGGTGATCGGTGTCAATCTGCTGTCGGGCAATTTCGAGCCGATTCATTTCGGGATCATGGAAGCGGCACTGCACGACCTGTCGGCCTCGTTCGCGGTCACCGGCGAGCTGGGCTCGGGTAAGTCGTACTTCCTGAAACTGATGGCGGTGCTGGTCCACGACATGGGCGGGCAGTTCCTCGCCATCGACCGCAGTCAGGTGGGGGAGTGGGAGCATTTCGCGTCGTCCATCGATGACGCGGTGGTGATCGACCTGAGCAATCCGTCGGTCTCGCTCGATCCGTTGCGGCTGTTTCCGCGGCGCGTGGCGGGCGAGCGCGCGCTCGACTCGATCCTGCCGCTGCTGGATCTCTCGCCGACCAGCGGCGCGGGCGCGGCGATGGGAAACCTGCTGAGCCAGAAGGGCATCGAGGAACACGGCATTCGCAGCATGCTCGATCTGTTCCATGTGGTGCGCCGGATGCGCGACGAGGGCCGGTACGGGGAGGAGTACGCCGATCTGGCCGCCCGGCTGGGCACCATCGTGGACCGGATGCCGGTGCTGTTCGATCCCAGGCTGCCCACGCTGCGGCTGGACGCCGCGGCCACCGTGGTTCGCAGCCACAACCTGACGCTGCCGTCCGCGGAGGAACTCACCACCCCGCACCTGTACAACCGGTTGCCGCTGACCAAGCGACTCGGCACCGCGCTGTACGAGCTGGTGGGCGTCGCGGCCCGCGACGCGTTCCTCACCGACAACGGACGATTCGGGCTCTTGGTGGGGGACGAGGCGCACCACTTCACCCAGACTCAGGTCGGTGGCGCGGTGACCTCGGACTTCAGCCGTGACGGCCGCAAGCACCTGGCCGCGATCGGACTGGCGTCACACGACCCGGCCACCGACTTCCAGGGCGCGGCGCACAACCTGATCCCGAACCGTTTCGTGTTCCGGCAGCGCGACGAGACGCTGGCTCGCAACAGCCTCGAATGGCTGGGCGTGGATTTGAACGAGGCGCCGTTCCTGCTCCAGGTGCTGCGCGAGGAGACATCGCCGCCGGTCGGGCAGGGGCGGCAGGTGCCCGAGGAGCGACGCGGTGAGATGTTCATGCGCGACGCCCTCAATCGGATCGGCCGGGGCAAAATCCTCGGACCCGCCCGGGAGGATCGTGCCGAGGCGATCGGCAGTACGCCCGAGGTGATTCGGAAAATGGTGCCGGAACGGCAGGCTGTGTCATGA